Genomic DNA from Mastomys coucha isolate ucsf_1 unplaced genomic scaffold, UCSF_Mcou_1 pScaffold16, whole genome shotgun sequence:
AAGAGTTGGGGAgttaatgtgtgtatatgagagaatTACTATCCAATATTCTATAAACCTGAGATTTTACTATGAGAATCACCTTTTGTGAGAGAAATATCATGTTCATGTCTTTCAGATCCAGAGACCTCAGCACAATGTCTTACCAAGAGCAGCAGTGCAAGCAGCCCTGCCAGCCTCCTCCTGTGTGCCCACCCCAGAAGTGCCCTGAGCCTTGTCCTCCTCCAAAATGCCCAGAGCCTTGTTCTCCTCCAAAGTGCTCTGAGCCTTGTCCTCCTCCAAAGTGCCCTGAGCCTTGTCTTCCTCCAAAGTGCCCTGAGCCTTGTCCTCCTCCAAAGTGCCCTGAGCCTTGTCCTCCTCCAAAGTGCCCTGAGCCTTGTCCTCCCCCAAAGTGCCCAGAGCCTTGTCCTCCCCCAAAGTGCCCTGAGCCTTGTCCTCCCCCAAAGTGCCCTGAGATGTGCCCTCCTCAGCCATGCCAGCAGAAATGCCCTCCTGTCCAACCTCCTCCACCATGCCAGCAGAAATGTCCACCCAAAAACAAGTGAAAACTTTAGCAATCAAGACCAAGAAAGGGGAATCCATTGTAAACTTCCATAACAACACCACCATCCTTCACAACTTCTCATGGATGCAGAAGAATCGTCTCTGCCCTTCACTCTCCTTCCATGTGCCAGAGATGATCTTTGATTGGGAAGGAATTTCCCTGAATGTATTCTCCTGCTGCTGTCAGGGGACTGCCAGAAATGGTCCTTCCTCTGTGGTCTAGTATTCCTGATGCTGAGAAGGAAGAATAGCAGGTGGCATTCCCATGCCCTTAGAAGAGCCTTCTCAGTGTACCTGTCACTTGGGTAGCGGGTTATGAAACTTGGACAATTGTCACTAACGTTTCCTTTTATGAATAAACAATTTTGGTGATGTTATAGAAATATGTTTTTTGAAAACTGCCTTATGAGCTGtatcatttttctctcatttgattctgtattatttacttttatttttttctgtacataaataccTTATAAGAAACAACTTGAAGAAGGCATAGTTTATTTTTACCTACAGTTCGAGAGAGTTTGATTATGGCTGAGACATAGTGGCAAGCGAATAGTCACATTGTATGTAAAATCAACAAGCAGAGAGCAGACAAGAAGTGGGACCATGTTGTACAGCTCAAATTCCAGTTCCAGTTACCAGTAAAGCTCTACCTACCTAAGGTTCTAGAACATTTTAAACAGCTACAACCTCTGGGTTCAAGCACATTAGATTATAGATGatgacattttacattcaaactaCAAAGAATATCTTGGCAAGACTCTGGTGATCAATTTCTcagaatttacttttaaaacactTCAAATTCTTGTTATTGTCTACAACtactatttgtttctttgatgaaAAAATTACTTAGGTGTTCAGAAATTGAACTTCTCTCCCCTGTCCCCATTCAGGAAAGTAGCATTTGCATCTTAACCTTGTTCCTGACAGAGAATTTTATCAGTATTTTCATCAGATTAGCACAATGCCTGAGAATGAATTAGCTCTTAGTAAACACGAATTTACCAGCAGCCTCTGCCCATCATCACTAGATGTGTATGAGGCTTATGTATAACTAGTACAGAAAATACTACTTTAAATGTATTATTCTGAGGTACTCTAATTAAACttgatttttctatataaaatttcAGGTAAAGAAAGTTCTGGGGAGTAGGTGGAATGCCTATCATAGTCCTCAAAACATAGGGAGTACAGAATAAAAAGAGAGACGGGGTCAAGTTATGaaactgtctctctcctctttatgCGTGCCACTTTCTTTCTCTAACAACCCACAAAATGTCACATCCTGTCATTGTTGCTCACCTGAATGttctgactccatatttgaaagactggtatttttgttgttaatttgaTTTGCAGAGCCACTGTTACTATGCAGCTGAGTTAACAAATTCTCAGGCTCCTACTCAAGTTATTACTAAAACAGTGTCCTGGATGTCCAAACGTGATTAAATGCATATGAGTCTTCTCCAAGTTTATACTATAGTAACCACAAGATTTCTAAGGTTGTCTGATTAAGGGCACCCCGAAGGTAGGCCTGAATCATTGATTCTCCATAATAGAGCATGAGTCCTGTCTAAGGAAGCTGAGCTGCAACTGTCATAGGTGCTTCAAAGCATAGTGTGATGAAATCATTCTTAGGAAATTGATCAAGCAATTGATAAAGTTGATAATGTCTTTTTGGAGTACTTTTGTGCAGGCATctaatattaaatgttaaataatacTCCTGAATAAGAGTAAAATTTTCTATTGTATCATAAGGAAAGAAAGTACCTTATAGTGTGAAAGAGACACATATTCACAGTAAGATGCTATAGAAGAAAGTAAACCATATAAGCTTCTAGCAGGTGTGTTTGAGAAACTAAACATTCTTGGGGATTAAAAGGATAAAGATTTACCTTTTTACCAGGGCCCATACTTATTCAAAGTGCAGGGCAGCTTTTCCTATGAATGTTCTCATTGGAAGCTTACCCTTTAATTCCTTGAGACATGGAGAGGTCCATATACAGAACCAATATACCTTTGGGCCACCTTGTGTGTGCTTCTTTTGATGTCCTATTTCCATCTGACCACAGCTGTGCTTGGGGTCATAGCTGTTTTGAAGGCCTCCCTTGATGAAATGCCCCTTCTTTAGTGCTATGTGTTATCTCCAATTTCACTTAGTTGGTCCAACATCAACAAAAAACTCACTCTGCCTGTAAAAGTGTCTACTGAGAAGTGAGCCACGGTTCAGATAAGACCAGAAATCAATAAGAATAGCAGGACTTCTGACAGTCATAGTAGAGCTGATATTTATGCAaaagtatgaactaactagtaccctcaaagctcccagggactaaaccatcaaccaatgagcacacatggtgggactcatggctccagcagcatatgtatagcagaggatggcttaatcagtcatcaatgggaagagaggcccttggtcctgtgaaggttcatgccccagtgtaggagaattccagggccaggaactgggagagggcaggttgttgagcagggggaggagggaagaaacagggcttgtttttttgtttttctttttgatatttttttg
This window encodes:
- the LOC116094145 gene encoding small proline-rich protein 2E-like, encoding MSYQEQQCKQPCQPPPPCPPPKCPEPCPPPKCPEPCPPPKCPEMCPPQPCQQKCPPVQPPPPCQQKCPPKNK